In the genome of Coregonus clupeaformis isolate EN_2021a chromosome 11, ASM2061545v1, whole genome shotgun sequence, one region contains:
- the r3hdm4 gene encoding R3H domain-containing protein 4, protein MVVLTNNNEEQDIILKEERKCTSLPNSPAKRASPTKKKQFFINQAVRNSDLTPRAKGKKSQRRQENSRYLANLLEKDECSKDEAEVCSDPAPPSIFTEACTNGNYVEQWNDFMNRSGEEQEKLLALLEEEAKRSNSNKLPKDQRAVNPAFSAQDYFQRIDRRLRATLKRKQIPIGTLEVLEENLLSFFGAQPHSVYTTNLGSSFERLLLHAVCQYMDLVSASSDCNGARQTDVMNKQEGLFQPPSPMLSAYLEHMS, encoded by the exons ATGGTTGTTTTGACAAATAATAATGAGGAACAGGATATTAT CCTGAAAGAGGAGCGCAAATGCACCTCTCTGCCCAACTCCCCAGCCAAACGTGCGTCTCCAACCAAGAAGAAACAGTTTTTCATCAACCAGGCGGTACGCAACTCTGACCTCACACCCAGAGCCAAAGGCAAGAAGAGCCAAAGGCGGCAGGAGAACA GTCGCTACCTTGCCAATCTACTTGAAAAAGATGAGTGCTCCAAAGACGAGGCAGAGGTATGCAGTGACCCTGCCCCACCTTCCATCTTCACTGAGGCCTGCACCAATGGCAACTACGTGGAG CAATGGAATGACTTCATGAATCGCTCTGGAGAGGAGCAGGAGAAGCTTCTGGCCCTTCTGGAAGAGGAGGCCAAGAGGAGCAACTCCAACAAGCTCCCCAAGGACCAGAGAGCGG TGAATCCAGCCTTCAGTGCTCAAGACTACTTCCAGAGGATTGATCGAAGGCTGCGTGCTACGCTGAAACGCAAACAAATTCCCATT GGGACACTTGAGGTACTTGAAGAGAACCTTCTCAGTTTCTTTGGTGCTCAGCCTCACTCTGTTTACACCACCAACCTTGGAAGCAG CTTTGAGAGGCTACTGCTTCATGCCGTCTGCCAGTACATGGACCTTGTTTCAGCAA GCTCGGACTGTAACGGTGCTCGTCAGACTGATGTCATGAACAAACAGGAGGGCTTGTTCCAGCCTCCCAGCCCCATGCTCTCTGCCTACCTGGAGCACATGAGCTGA
- the LOC121576856 gene encoding uncharacterized protein LOC121576856 isoform X2, protein MKRNLGQAQIQGPSTHQSLIYVSDQDALVKSSKGTKPSENEAPFPMILLQKTSTLMDTTIISRCRSAQFRLPEISVSSIEGLLQRVAERVGRRERDDETWGLTYPDHLLMAGALRNLREKRLQHQGDSSTEGTVRCSEVKPIGGKKGTTLITENEMQNPASLCNRTKLPVILSMTKGSL, encoded by the exons ATGAAGAGGAACCTGGGACAAGCACAGATACAAGGACCTTCAACACATCAAAGTCTG ATATATGTATCAGACCAAGATGCCTTGGTGAAATCCTCCAAGGGGACAAAACCCAGTGAGAATGAGGCACCATTTCCCATGATCCTATTGCAGAAGACCAGCACTTTGATGGACACCACCATTATCTCCCGATGT AGGTCTGCCCAGTTTCGCCTCCCTGAGATCTCAGTGTCCAGTATAGAAGGCCTGCTTCAGAGAGTGGCAGAGCgagtgggaaggagagagagagatgatgagacATGGGGACTGACCTATCCTGATCATCTTCTCATGGCTGGCGCGCTGCGAAACCTGAGAGAGAAGAGGCTCCAGCATCAGGGAGACTCTAGCACAGA GGGAACGGTAAGATGTTCAGAGGTCAAGCCAATCGGTGGGAAGAAAGGGACCACTCTAATAACAGAGAATGAAATGCAGAACCCTGCCTCCCTCTGCAATAGAACCAAACTGCCCGTCATCCTTAGTATGACCAAAGGAAGCCTTTGA
- the LOC121576856 gene encoding uncharacterized protein LOC121576856 isoform X1 translates to MGRRNKARATRPEIGDKRVTPEPHPMVVGAVKCVQPRKTALKLTKVCEVTTNNINARSPVSNTYERLDNRVVKICVNLWPVLASAKEPVEESSGSLDEEEPGTSTDTRTFNTSKSGEQRPRDQEWRPHVRQELDRAKASRLVKPMLLPPISKPSPTTRLAHSECMGMPVSHTSLPQIYVSDQDALVKSSKGTKPSENEAPFPMILLQKTSTLMDTTIISRCRSAQFRLPEISVSSIEGLLQRVAERVGRRERDDETWGLTYPDHLLMAGALRNLREKRLQHQGDSSTEGTVRCSEVKPIGGKKGTTLITENEMQNPASLCNRTKLPVILSMTKGSL, encoded by the exons ATGGGCCGGAGGAACAAGGCAAGGGCAACAAGACCAGAAATAGGCGACAAACGGGTAACACCTGAACCTCATCCAATGGTTGTGGGAGCAGTGAAATGTGTACAACCCAGGAAGACTGCCTTAAAGTTAACTAAGGTTTGTGAAGTAACCACAAACAACATCAATGCCAGAAGTCCTGTCTCCAATACATATGAGAGATTAGACAATAGAGTGGTGAAAATCTGTGTCAATCTATGGCCTGTCCTGGCTTCAGCCAAAGAGCCTGTAGAGGAAAGCAGTGGTTCTCTGGATGAAGAGGAACCTGGGACAAGCACAGATACAAGGACCTTCAACACATCAAAGTCTGGTGAGCAGCGTCCGAGAGACCAAGAATGGAGACCCCACGTTAGACAAGAATTGGACAGGGCTAAAGCAAGCCGTCTAGTGAAGCCTATGTTACTACCACCCATAAGTAAACCATCCCCTACTACACGACTAGCACATTCAGAGTGCATGGGAATGCCAGTGTCACACACGTCTCTTCCACAGATATATGTATCAGACCAAGATGCCTTGGTGAAATCCTCCAAGGGGACAAAACCCAGTGAGAATGAGGCACCATTTCCCATGATCCTATTGCAGAAGACCAGCACTTTGATGGACACCACCATTATCTCCCGATGT AGGTCTGCCCAGTTTCGCCTCCCTGAGATCTCAGTGTCCAGTATAGAAGGCCTGCTTCAGAGAGTGGCAGAGCgagtgggaaggagagagagagatgatgagacATGGGGACTGACCTATCCTGATCATCTTCTCATGGCTGGCGCGCTGCGAAACCTGAGAGAGAAGAGGCTCCAGCATCAGGGAGACTCTAGCACAGA GGGAACGGTAAGATGTTCAGAGGTCAAGCCAATCGGTGGGAAGAAAGGGACCACTCTAATAACAGAGAATGAAATGCAGAACCCTGCCTCCCTCTGCAATAGAACCAAACTGCCCGTCATCCTTAGTATGACCAAAGGAAGCCTTTGA